The following are from one region of the Rosistilla carotiformis genome:
- the lptB gene encoding LPS export ABC transporter ATP-binding protein, which translates to MPNMSLAILEAIDLHKTYGRRKVVDGVNLHVNEAEIVGLLGPNGAGKSTSFKMICGMVDPDRGRVCLGGEEVTDWPMFRRARDGGMGYLPQDSSVFKKLTVEQNILALLELLGHNRKQRQARCEELLTEFSITHIRKSRGGKLSGGERRRLEIARCLVSNPRIILLDEPFAGIDPITVQSIQGVIHQLRDSGIAVLITDHAAREILSTVDRCYVIAKGQVLVDGTPDVVKRHPQVQAEYLGDLDAAESHGQSSQTLRHDSPAPAAAAPAASSGLFKSSAPRRRTDV; encoded by the coding sequence ATGCCGAACATGTCACTAGCGATTCTCGAAGCGATCGATCTTCATAAAACGTATGGTCGCCGCAAAGTCGTCGACGGTGTGAACCTGCACGTCAACGAAGCGGAGATCGTTGGCCTGCTGGGCCCCAACGGTGCCGGTAAATCGACAAGTTTTAAGATGATCTGCGGGATGGTCGATCCCGATCGAGGTCGTGTCTGCCTGGGCGGCGAAGAGGTCACCGATTGGCCGATGTTTCGCCGCGCCCGCGACGGCGGGATGGGCTATCTGCCGCAGGACTCCAGCGTTTTCAAGAAGTTAACCGTCGAACAGAACATCCTGGCGCTGTTGGAACTGCTGGGACACAACCGCAAGCAACGGCAGGCCCGCTGCGAGGAACTGCTGACCGAATTCAGCATCACCCACATTCGCAAATCGCGTGGCGGTAAGCTCAGCGGTGGCGAACGCCGCCGCCTGGAGATCGCCCGCTGTCTCGTATCGAACCCGCGGATCATCCTACTGGACGAACCGTTTGCCGGTATCGATCCGATCACCGTGCAATCGATCCAAGGCGTGATCCACCAGTTGCGTGATTCGGGGATTGCCGTCTTGATCACCGACCACGCGGCCCGCGAGATCTTGAGTACCGTCGATCGATGTTACGTGATCGCCAAAGGTCAAGTGTTGGTCGATGGAACGCCCGACGTCGTCAAGCGTCACCCGCAGGTGCAAGCCGAATATCTGGGCGACTTGGACGCCGCCGAATCGCACGGGCAAAGCAGCCAAACCCTACGACACGATTCCCCCGCCCCAGCGGCCGCCGCTCCTGCTGCTAGCTCGGGACTGTTCAAATCCTCCGCCCCGCGCCGCCGCACCGACGTCTAA
- a CDS encoding sulfatase family protein: MKRKLLRGLAYAVDTVFPTRILATLCSLGFGIDLALQITNSGGILAEGSPLAQFTIAMMAWMWITLAWAIYGLARTADWIEDRGGSLAARLFRVAVGCTLAMIVAISIGSWGLNAQIGRFATLDTLLFLVANPLLSTWDHMGSGERRSIVLASLAAPAVIWAFCWLLRNTPPLSRDRSPRDLRASWILAGIVLMGIWMPIAGDLSAQRSASRIESVRSRLHPLVTLASSSYDMLAHEPIQATIDAKSLVARDATWTVPEKTARPSVIFVAIESLRSDVVGLWHQGKLVAPNLTRLATEGLTWNRAYAQSTHSDYADVCIVSSLYPLRTQRHHYYRSDDPWPKTLAFDLFKQAGYATAIMSSQNESWGGMDQFLNVPSLDLFFDSARSNLTTYTSARDPGFALERAVGAFHAGSLYDNQTMDRTLQWIDQQLASQTPYFISMNLQSSHFPYELPPGTEEPFQPARMDRDVTFMYHPPEKTPLVRNAYYNAIHNCDKELGRLVEHLREQGVLDDTILVVLGENGEAFHENGSVGHAREPVEPALHVATVIHAPNLIAPATDDYPLEHIDVLPTVMGLLDWPTHPNLQGRDLLSDQRTPLSQRLIFHHVNSGAALGDAVQWAGRWKLVIDRQRHSVQLFDLENDPQESTDVASEHPVIASVLHDVLTRWYDQQLAYYRFPAYYQKFYPPQPPTLSDHQLQKLNDAG, encoded by the coding sequence ATGAAACGGAAACTGCTTCGCGGACTGGCCTACGCCGTCGATACGGTCTTCCCGACGCGAATCCTGGCGACGCTCTGCTCCCTCGGATTTGGAATCGATCTCGCCCTGCAGATCACCAACTCGGGCGGCATCCTGGCTGAAGGCTCGCCGCTGGCGCAATTCACTATCGCAATGATGGCTTGGATGTGGATCACGCTCGCTTGGGCGATCTACGGACTCGCCCGAACCGCCGACTGGATTGAGGACCGTGGCGGTTCGCTTGCCGCGCGGCTGTTCCGTGTTGCCGTCGGCTGCACGCTGGCGATGATCGTTGCGATCAGCATCGGCAGCTGGGGGCTGAACGCTCAGATCGGTCGCTTCGCCACTTTGGATACGCTGCTGTTCCTCGTCGCCAACCCGCTCCTTTCGACTTGGGATCACATGGGCTCGGGTGAACGGCGATCGATCGTCTTGGCAAGCCTCGCTGCTCCGGCGGTGATCTGGGCTTTTTGCTGGTTGTTGCGGAACACGCCGCCGTTGTCTCGCGACCGCTCGCCGCGCGATCTTCGCGCCAGCTGGATTCTTGCCGGAATCGTGCTGATGGGGATTTGGATGCCAATCGCTGGCGATCTCAGCGCTCAACGATCGGCGTCGCGGATCGAATCGGTTCGCAGCCGCTTGCATCCGCTGGTCACGCTCGCCTCCTCCAGCTACGACATGTTGGCTCACGAACCGATCCAGGCGACGATCGATGCGAAATCGTTGGTCGCTCGCGACGCAACCTGGACCGTGCCGGAAAAGACAGCGCGGCCATCGGTCATCTTTGTCGCCATCGAATCGCTGCGATCGGACGTTGTCGGCTTGTGGCACCAGGGCAAACTGGTCGCTCCCAATCTGACTCGCCTGGCGACCGAAGGGCTCACTTGGAATCGAGCCTACGCGCAATCGACGCACAGCGATTATGCCGACGTCTGCATCGTTTCGTCCCTCTATCCGCTGCGGACTCAGCGGCATCATTATTATCGCAGCGACGATCCGTGGCCGAAGACGTTGGCTTTCGATCTGTTTAAGCAAGCGGGCTACGCGACAGCGATCATGTCCAGCCAAAACGAATCGTGGGGAGGGATGGATCAATTCCTGAACGTCCCTTCGTTAGATCTGTTCTTCGATTCGGCTCGCAGCAACCTGACGACCTACACATCGGCTCGCGATCCTGGGTTTGCGTTGGAACGAGCGGTGGGAGCGTTCCACGCCGGCAGTCTGTACGACAACCAAACGATGGACCGCACGCTGCAATGGATCGACCAGCAGCTTGCCAGTCAGACACCCTATTTCATCAGCATGAACCTGCAGAGTTCGCACTTTCCGTATGAGTTGCCGCCGGGGACGGAGGAGCCGTTTCAGCCGGCGCGGATGGATCGAGACGTGACGTTTATGTACCATCCGCCGGAGAAGACGCCGCTGGTTCGCAACGCCTACTACAATGCGATCCACAACTGCGACAAAGAGCTTGGCCGCTTGGTGGAACATCTCCGCGAGCAAGGCGTTTTGGACGATACGATCTTGGTTGTGTTGGGTGAAAACGGGGAAGCGTTCCACGAAAACGGATCGGTGGGGCACGCCCGCGAGCCGGTCGAACCGGCGCTGCACGTGGCGACGGTGATCCACGCTCCCAACCTCATCGCTCCGGCGACCGACGATTATCCGTTGGAACATATCGACGTCTTGCCAACCGTGATGGGGCTGCTCGATTGGCCGACGCATCCCAACTTGCAAGGTCGCGATCTGTTGTCGGATCAGCGAACTCCGTTGTCGCAGCGGCTGATCTTTCATCACGTCAACAGCGGTGCCGCGCTCGGCGATGCCGTGCAATGGGCCGGCCGATGGAAGCTGGTGATCGATCGCCAGCGTCATTCGGTTCAACTGTTCGATTTGGAAAATGACCCGCAGGAATCGACCGACGTGGCGAGCGAGCACCCCGTCATCGCGTCGGTCCTGCACGATGTCCTGACCCGTTGGTACGACCAACAATTGGCCTACTACCGCTTTCCAGCCTACTACCAAAAATTCTACCCGCCCCAACCGCCAACCCTCTCGGACCATCAGCTTCAGAAGTTGAATGATGCGGGGTGA
- the ilvB gene encoding biosynthetic-type acetolactate synthase large subunit has product MSTASTKSESQLMTGADILVKSLVDHGVDVLFAYPGGCSMPMHQSLTKFGTEVRTILPRHEQGGGFAAQGYARSTGRVGVVMATSGPGATNLVTALADAKLDSIPMVAITGQVPTGVIGTDAFQETPIVEVCRGITKHHYLVTDLEDLPRVMKEAFHIATTGRPGPVLVDMPKDVQMASISVPDEVEMNLPGYFAEAPKVAPEKVRQIAAAIKMAKRPMIYAGGGIIAAGASPQLRELVRKTGIPTTMTVMGLSSFPNQDELSMDMLGMHGSAYANYAVRDCDLLIALGVRFDDRVTGKLAEFAKHAKIIHVDIDASELNKNKPVHIPVNADVADTLNELLKIVEAPTDISQWVADCKALKAKYPFKYDESFDGILQQHAIRTLSNLTKDRDTYVSVGVGQHQMWAAQFFQFNKPRTWACSSGLGTMGFGLPAAMGVQAANPDALVIDIDGDGSFQMNIQELATCFCEKLPVKVLLLNNQHLGMVVQWEDRFNERNRAHTYLGPIDHEEARGKSNVDRFAYAQKRYPDFVGIAKGYGCGAATVSKKCDLEGALLEMINYDGPYLLDVEVPYQEHVLPMIPTQHTVDDMILE; this is encoded by the coding sequence ATGAGTACAGCTAGCACCAAATCCGAATCACAGCTGATGACAGGTGCGGATATCCTAGTCAAATCGCTGGTGGATCATGGTGTCGACGTCCTGTTCGCCTATCCCGGCGGGTGCAGCATGCCGATGCATCAATCGCTGACGAAATTCGGGACCGAAGTTCGCACAATCCTGCCGCGCCACGAGCAGGGGGGCGGTTTTGCCGCTCAAGGTTACGCCCGCAGCACCGGCCGCGTCGGAGTTGTGATGGCGACCAGCGGCCCCGGAGCGACCAACTTGGTCACCGCGCTAGCCGATGCAAAACTCGACAGCATTCCGATGGTTGCAATTACCGGCCAGGTTCCGACCGGCGTGATCGGCACCGACGCTTTCCAAGAGACCCCGATCGTCGAAGTCTGCCGCGGGATCACCAAGCATCATTATTTGGTCACCGACCTGGAAGATCTGCCTCGCGTGATGAAAGAGGCGTTCCATATCGCGACGACCGGCCGTCCGGGCCCCGTTTTGGTCGATATGCCTAAAGATGTTCAGATGGCATCGATCAGCGTTCCCGACGAGGTGGAAATGAATCTGCCCGGCTATTTTGCCGAAGCGCCAAAGGTTGCTCCCGAAAAGGTTCGCCAAATCGCTGCGGCGATCAAAATGGCGAAGCGACCGATGATCTACGCCGGTGGCGGCATCATCGCTGCAGGTGCTAGCCCTCAGTTGCGCGAACTGGTTCGCAAAACCGGGATCCCAACCACGATGACCGTGATGGGACTCAGTTCGTTCCCGAACCAGGACGAACTGTCGATGGACATGTTGGGCATGCACGGATCGGCTTACGCCAACTATGCCGTTCGCGATTGCGATCTGTTGATCGCGTTGGGCGTTCGTTTCGACGATCGCGTGACCGGCAAACTGGCCGAATTCGCCAAGCACGCCAAGATCATTCACGTCGACATCGACGCTTCGGAATTGAACAAGAACAAACCGGTTCACATCCCCGTCAACGCGGACGTTGCCGATACGCTGAACGAACTGCTGAAGATCGTCGAAGCACCCACCGACATCAGCCAATGGGTCGCCGACTGTAAGGCCCTGAAAGCCAAGTATCCGTTCAAATACGACGAATCGTTTGACGGCATTCTGCAACAGCATGCCATCCGCACGCTGTCGAACCTGACCAAAGACCGCGACACCTATGTCTCGGTGGGCGTTGGGCAGCACCAGATGTGGGCGGCTCAGTTCTTCCAGTTCAACAAGCCGCGAACTTGGGCTTGCAGCAGCGGATTGGGAACGATGGGCTTTGGTCTGCCTGCGGCGATGGGAGTTCAAGCGGCAAACCCCGACGCGTTAGTGATCGACATCGATGGCGACGGCAGTTTCCAGATGAACATCCAGGAACTGGCGACCTGTTTCTGCGAAAAGCTGCCCGTGAAGGTCCTGTTGCTGAACAATCAGCACCTGGGAATGGTGGTTCAGTGGGAGGATCGCTTCAACGAACGCAACCGCGCCCACACCTACTTGGGCCCGATCGATCACGAAGAAGCTCGCGGTAAGAGCAACGTCGATCGCTTCGCCTACGCTCAGAAGCGTTATCCCGATTTCGTCGGGATCGCCAAGGGATACGGCTGCGGTGCGGCCACGGTCAGCAAGAAGTGCGACCTCGAAGGAGCCCTCTTGGAAATGATCAACTACGACGGTCCTTATCTGTTGGATGTCGAAGTTCCTTACCAAGAGCACGTGTTGCCGATGATCCCGACGCAGCACACCGTCGACGACATGATCCTGGAATAA
- a CDS encoding Na+/H+ antiporter subunit E, with protein sequence MKYLFIITLSIALFATWLLWSGHFDDPFLIALGVGSCLISVAISRRMKIVDEEGAPAHLGLRPFTSYAPWLIKEIVQSNMEVTGIIMSPQMQLQRSMIRVSANQQTELGRVILANSITLTPGTVTVRVEGNSILVHALSFEGAAEDLSGEMDRRVCALEK encoded by the coding sequence GTGAAATACCTGTTTATCATCACTCTCAGCATCGCCTTGTTCGCAACCTGGTTGTTGTGGTCGGGGCACTTTGACGATCCTTTCCTGATCGCTTTGGGAGTTGGATCGTGTCTGATTTCGGTGGCGATCTCGCGGCGGATGAAGATTGTCGACGAGGAAGGGGCGCCGGCTCACCTGGGCCTGCGACCGTTCACCTCCTACGCGCCGTGGCTGATCAAAGAGATCGTGCAATCGAACATGGAAGTCACAGGGATCATCATGTCCCCCCAAATGCAGCTGCAACGGAGCATGATCCGCGTTTCGGCGAACCAACAGACCGAACTGGGCCGCGTGATCCTCGCCAACTCGATCACCCTGACCCCCGGCACGGTGACCGTTCGCGTCGAAGGCAACTCGATCTTGGTCCACGCTTTGTCGTTTGAAGGGGCCGCCGAAGACCTCTCCGGCGAAATGGATCGCCGCGTTTGCGCATTGGAGAAGTAA
- the lepB gene encoding signal peptidase I, whose product MNAALSKKKRSARDSETADAKPNQSFRETVESIVVAIILALLFRAFVAEAFVIPTGSMAPTLMGTHKDIYCPHCGENYRTGASLELPDRNTGMVVVGTICPNCRSETPLDLEGNPNDATFSGDRILVSKFSYAFGKPERFDVGVFKNPGNAKQNYIKRIVGLPNETVRITNGDLYIRPDGSQDFKIARKQQLSKLLSMSHLVHDSAHQAKELLDARWPLRWQPWDEGAASPPEDSWKTRADTGGMTAKLDAGQSETRWLRYYHDWPGTDAWDKARNGIKLDNASPYRVLPITDFYAYNGYLTVPRWKVYDEQGQFLSSYRSGQSLSQFGDVQQGAYSRMGAHWVGDLLMEIDIETEPGEGALDLMLVRAGVEYRCTIDLTSGDATLKIVDGDKQHPFDPPVGQASDDPTAMQSPVGQTTARAGDRIDIRFSNYDDELRLWIDGDEVLFDRPTTYDSRSYRTREEDRPYWTAENPLDGAPLAIGVSGVAATLNHVRVLRDKYYIALPKQSRYGSAFNDYSSDHGVANDPRSVGRILGNPEDWGTTKLWAARRSQEYTMDEGQYFPLGDNSPESADARGWTGKHFVPRDLLVGKAVFVFWPHPWNTPVPFTPNFRRMKLIH is encoded by the coding sequence ATGAATGCAGCATTGAGTAAGAAGAAGCGATCGGCTCGCGACAGCGAGACCGCCGATGCGAAACCAAATCAATCGTTTCGCGAGACGGTGGAATCGATCGTCGTGGCGATCATCTTGGCGCTGCTGTTCCGCGCGTTTGTCGCCGAAGCCTTCGTGATTCCGACAGGTTCGATGGCCCCGACTTTGATGGGGACGCACAAGGATATCTATTGCCCGCACTGCGGCGAGAACTATCGCACCGGGGCGAGTCTCGAGCTGCCCGACCGCAACACCGGCATGGTCGTTGTTGGCACGATCTGTCCCAATTGCCGATCCGAAACGCCACTGGATCTAGAGGGGAACCCAAACGACGCGACCTTCTCGGGCGATCGAATTTTGGTCAGCAAGTTTTCGTATGCGTTTGGTAAACCGGAACGCTTCGACGTCGGTGTCTTCAAGAATCCTGGCAACGCCAAACAAAATTACATCAAACGGATCGTGGGGCTGCCCAACGAAACCGTCCGGATCACTAACGGGGATCTCTACATCCGCCCCGATGGATCCCAAGATTTCAAGATCGCTCGCAAGCAACAACTCTCCAAGCTGTTGTCGATGAGCCATCTGGTCCACGACTCGGCGCACCAGGCGAAAGAATTGTTGGACGCGCGATGGCCGCTGCGTTGGCAACCCTGGGACGAGGGAGCGGCTTCGCCACCGGAGGACTCTTGGAAGACGCGAGCCGACACCGGCGGGATGACAGCCAAGCTGGACGCCGGCCAATCTGAAACGCGCTGGCTGCGGTATTATCACGACTGGCCCGGCACCGATGCGTGGGACAAAGCTCGCAACGGGATCAAACTGGATAACGCCTCGCCCTACCGCGTGCTGCCGATCACCGACTTCTACGCCTACAACGGCTACCTGACCGTGCCGCGTTGGAAGGTCTACGACGAACAGGGTCAGTTCCTCAGTTCGTATCGTTCGGGGCAGAGTCTTTCGCAGTTTGGCGATGTCCAACAGGGAGCCTACAGTCGGATGGGCGCTCACTGGGTCGGCGATCTGTTGATGGAAATCGACATCGAAACCGAACCGGGCGAAGGTGCTCTCGATCTAATGTTGGTCCGCGCAGGCGTTGAGTATCGCTGCACGATCGACCTCACCTCCGGCGACGCGACGCTGAAAATCGTCGACGGCGACAAACAGCATCCCTTCGATCCGCCAGTCGGACAGGCCAGCGACGATCCAACGGCGATGCAGTCACCCGTCGGACAGACGACAGCGCGCGCGGGAGATCGGATCGATATCCGCTTCAGTAATTACGACGACGAACTGCGGTTGTGGATCGATGGCGACGAGGTCCTTTTCGATCGGCCAACGACCTACGACAGCCGCAGCTATCGAACGCGGGAAGAGGATCGCCCTTATTGGACCGCCGAAAATCCATTGGACGGTGCTCCGTTGGCGATCGGTGTTTCTGGCGTCGCCGCGACGCTGAACCATGTTCGCGTGTTGCGAGACAAGTACTACATCGCGTTGCCCAAGCAATCGCGTTACGGCAGTGCGTTTAATGATTACTCAAGCGATCACGGCGTCGCCAACGACCCGCGCAGCGTAGGCCGCATCTTGGGCAATCCCGAGGACTGGGGCACGACCAAGCTGTGGGCCGCTCGCCGTTCGCAAGAATACACGATGGACGAAGGGCAATATTTCCCCTTGGGCGACAACAGTCCTGAGAGTGCCGATGCCCGGGGCTGGACCGGCAAGCACTTTGTTCCTCGCGACCTGTTGGTTGGCAAAGCGGTCTTCGTCTTCTGGCCTCACCCCTGGAATACGCCGGTCCCCTTCACGCCTAACTTTCGCCGCATGAAATTGATCCATTGA
- a CDS encoding monovalent cation/H+ antiporter complex subunit F, whose product MTGIFLITSIAILITMALALIRAMLGPTVFDRVLALNMVGTKTVLLIAVVDVATERGDFLDLALLYSLMNFIGMVALLRFTEYGSFSREGTEL is encoded by the coding sequence ATGACAGGCATCTTCCTGATAACATCGATCGCGATCCTGATCACGATGGCGTTGGCTCTGATCCGAGCGATGCTCGGCCCAACCGTTTTCGACCGCGTGCTGGCGCTGAATATGGTCGGAACCAAAACCGTGCTGCTGATTGCGGTGGTGGATGTCGCCACCGAGCGAGGCGATTTTCTCGACCTGGCGCTCCTCTACAGCCTGATGAACTTCATCGGGATGGTCGCCCTGCTGCGATTCACCGAATACGGAAGCTTCAGCCGCGAGGGGACCGAGCTATGA